One region of Cucurbita pepo subsp. pepo cultivar mu-cu-16 chromosome LG03, ASM280686v2, whole genome shotgun sequence genomic DNA includes:
- the LOC111791192 gene encoding dof zinc finger protein DOF5.1-like, producing MNFSSIPPYLDPSNWHQQLTHQLGTTTTTTTTTTPGLSSQLLPPPPPPPPPPPPHGVAPRAHGVGAPTSIRPGSMAERARMANIPMPEAALKCPRCDSTNTKFCYFNNYSLTQPRHFCKTCRRYWTRGGTLRSVPVGGGCRRNKRSKGRSSKSPPVSSDRQQTCGSGNSSSSAIASNNSGGLSPQIPPLRFMAPLHQQLSDFDISGFNYSGGLSAPATVTGDLNFQLGNTNLGGGTSIGSLLGFDQQWRLQQQAPQFPFFSGLDPFDGGSSSGGDGPSWEMRQKLPSSSRNLTQMGNSVKMEETPDQGNNIGRQLVGNEQYWSSGSMGWSDPSGFSSSSSTRNPL from the exons ATGAATTTCTCCTCCATTCCTCCTTATCTTGATCCTTCCAACTGGCACCAG CAACTCACCCATCAACTGGgaaccaccaccaccaccaccaccaccaccacccccGGACTCAGCTCCCAGCTCCTTCCTCCACCCCCTCCTCCGCCCCCTCCCCCACCCCCCCATGGCGTCG CCCCACGAGCCCATGGCGTCGGTGCTCCCACTTCCATCCGCCCCGGTTCGATGGCCGAGCGAGCTCGAATGGCTAATATTCCCATGCCTGAGGCAGCATTGAAATGCCCAAGATGTGATTCAACCAACACTAAGTTCTGCTACTTCAACAATTACAGCCTCACTCAACCTCGTCACTTTTGTAAGACATGTCGAAG GTACTGGACTAGAGGTGGGACGCTGCGAAGCGTTCCGGTCGGGGGTGGGTGCCGGAGgaacaaaagaagcaaaggGAGAAGTTCAAAGTCGCCGCCGGTCAGTTCCGACCGACAACAAACCTGTGGTTCAGGGAATTCCTCATCAAGTGCAATAGCTTCCAACAACAGTGGAGGTCTTTCCCCACAGATTCCACCTCTCCGCTTCATGGCTCCTCTCCACCAACAACTCAGCGACTTCGACATCAGTGGCTTCAACTACAGCGGTGGCCTCTCAGCTCCGGCCACCGTTACCGGCGACCTGAATTTCCAATTGGGCAACACTAATTTAGGTGGAGGAACAAGCATTGGATCTCTCTTGGGATTTGACCAACAATGGCGGCTCCAACAACAAGCTCCTCAATTTCCCTTCTTTTCCGGGTTAGACCCTTTCGACGGTGGTAGCAGTAGCGGCGGCGACGGACCCAGCTGGGAAATGAGGCAAAAATTACCATCAAGCTCAAGGAATTTAACCCAAATGGGGAATTCagtaaaaatggaagaaaccCCAGATCAAGGTAATAACATTGGAAGACAATTAGTTGGCAATGAACAATATTGGAGCAGTGGATCAATGGGATGGTCGGATCCTTCTGGTTTcagttcttcatcttcaacaaGAAACCCATTATAG